In Pseudopipra pipra isolate bDixPip1 chromosome 5, bDixPip1.hap1, whole genome shotgun sequence, the following proteins share a genomic window:
- the TSPAN8 gene encoding tetraspanin-8: protein MAGVSSCMKYSMFIFNFLFWLCGSIILGVSIWIRVSKDVQQELEINSSTFAAVDLLIAVGSIIMILGFLGCCGAVKESRCMLLLFFIGLLLILILQVTGGILGAVYRSQVEASVNLTLMASVDALQSSSQDSKVFQEKFQKIERKYQCCGLLNGPEDWGNNFKNPSGSYQICQCEVETSAQDLCFNFQGRYVYKTPCGEVIIKYLKDHLVIIMGIAFGLAAIEILGLVFSMSLYCQIQRK from the exons TTGTGTGGTTCCATTATTTTGGGAGTCTCCATATGGATACGTGTTAGCAAAGATGTTCAGCAG GAGCTGGAGATAAACAGCAGTACGTTTGCAGCGGTTGATCTGCTGATTGCCGTGGGCTCCATCATTATGATCCTTGGGTTTCTGGGGTGCTGTGGTGCTGTAAAGGAGAGCCGGTGCATGCTGCTTTTg ttttttaTTGGACTGCTTCTTATCCTGATTCTTCAGGTCACAGGAGGTATTTTAGGAGCAGTGTACAGATCTCAG GTTGAGGCATCCGTTAACCTGACTCTAATGGCTAGTGTGGATGCACTGCAAAGCTCCTCACAAGATTCTAAAGTGTTTCAGGAGAAGTTCCAAAAAATTGAGAGAAAG TATCAATGCTGTGGATTGCTGAATGGACCTGAAGACTGgggaaacaattttaaaaatccttctgGTAGCTATCAAATCTGTCAGTGTGAAGTAGAGACGTCAGCGCAAGACCTCTGCTTCAACTTTCAAGGCAGATACGTCTATAAAACG CCTTGTGGAGAAGTGATTATCAAAtaccttaaagaccatctggtCATAATTATGGGGATCGCCTTTGGACTGGCTGCTATTGAG ATTCTTGGTTTGGTGTTTTCTATGAGCCTCTACTGCCAGATccagagaaaatga